The Paenibacillus sp. MBLB1832 genome has a window encoding:
- a CDS encoding CBM96 family carbohydrate-binding protein, which yields MKSFKWKKLLSKVLVGSLTLAILNGPVLIQPQTAHAATNSVVAEADAYVDGGSGGTTNQGTNYNSATILPLKEDSNTATTTPFTRRIFMRFDLATLPNANAITNAKVKIYAKALAGSTVTVNVYEANNTWDETTVTWNTKPSYNPAKLGTITLGETAGFYEIDLTTFIKTQKSVGKATIMLSSTSTTSRDIYSKDYTTNNALRPYLEYTTDDVPPAYQASTVSPDYKGISVNFNESLVLNAAGTIKDNVYLATNGVDFSPLGVNDSATLSGSGIQIQLEQALSGSTNKIKVAGASLKDAAGNVLSTPVITEALIGQQDVSAPAFTTAVVGSDGKSITLTYDKPISMTGTALQLKDSITLSLNGGTTYGALQSGDSVSINGNQLFITLNQALTGLQNKVKVASGALKSTSSGTVTAVDTVTAILGGLENARTIIVSEDARVDSAALNVGTNYGTESTMVLKEGGSTFNRRIFLKYAVGTAGIFNSAKVRLNFADAGATAETLTLYAVGDNWTEAGLTYTNQPAYGTAISTTSVGGANGWYEWDVTSYVQQQKLADGTASFVLLGNSSPNRTVNAKESGANAPQLVLNYDTIPPAYSDSTVSNENKTIELNFNERLNNATAGASTLKAAITLARDGNTFSALDSSDQVTLNGTKLTITLANRLSLSGAKVKINANTLQDDGQNILTTTVTTNALSYDDVAPVLNSVLQTDATSKQFTVSANEGLLSNMANSTDLKAAVTFSTDGTNFLALAGGDTVVVTGGTLKVTRAAQLTGSLNQLRVAANTLKDAAGNVVSTPYTSDPVIADTSAPEIQAAFPSNFNKKIVVVFSENVVNNGADEAALKQAIMLSSNGGTSYSALGNSDRVILSGSTLTLILTQPIAGSNNKLRINANAIKDVIGNVATTELATAAIAAASNVYPYLPPRQIDLQKAMADTENITFGNKDAAEGSGVELKNTKGLSNIAEEIVTGDRDPVYINRYVSTVKKMLSTPANMPNLQGGLDSRGQSPMLYSIALLWNDQEVMSMFTDAEKSKLLTLFKAGLISTAYTINDYNESGNLRPGDRLAMNGDPNTWNGTGVNYWEPNLTIFFTSSFILGLENVKDILQNYDHIAFINELNAQGLTKIKESFEKTTNFSTASTEAAKLAEKAVKVQSTIQPANWSFKGVTLDQFLQNPLKLHDVSQRNSWTHLAQEGDYMGQLGMGHEFDATDSKGSRQSASYTVLGIDPSLQNTRIMSYFGFMSVPGNESMAANIVKLQRVGVSDYYAKVINGYFTQSSYEIAMSYLPESFYINSMISMGYLKPALFNDTFNYDGATSSLTDNWIVKSGSWQAVNDSIVPYNTKDPVSHMTGAKPVDENEKLLTQTNASGNGVVYAKNSFDNVSYFAWIKDMAAGETGLLGRVQDENNFYLFSYKNGKLAIKKKSAGTLTTLVEKDVSLSAGTAHRLRAVLEGNHLTLHVDGVEQLTTTDSTFTAGAVGLYSDLTSAKFDGVLVQNASVHAPDFQSIGVGNGKLSLKYSGVAGVSAYKVKYGTAPGQYTNSYITTSTTPVITGLTNDTTYYMVVSSIDPSGESLNSRELSLAPKVPDAVVPTITDIISDGNQLRINFTTDPKNTSYTLKYGISSGNYTKSIDNITASGYVVTVPVAQAPYYFAIEGRNANGASALSAEKVAIANSTTMFSDNFNDGEYVSDWVLSIGSPVMENGKIKTGIGNPERLWLTQGSNWSNYAISTKFTLPTDDITKEVGLLGRVNTASTYYVAEYKYDKTANTEKAMLRRKVNGAFQADIAYDFTLNKALLEHTMKATFEGNRIKLYIDDVLAYDLVDTTLTQGTVGIFSVLTPVYFDDFKVELLSGLSQPVITSVVPGDGQATVKFSAVAGATGYNIKYGDASHTYTNVMSVAAPLADGSIITGLDTAKTYYVTVSAFKNGIESENATEVTTLTASPVANVLEGAATIRAGEEVAYTYHLNGVAQSMYPNIYAQDIQISYDATKLDFVSATAVKPNYTMVGGPETSPGQIRIKMASLGEQGVVTGNENLLSLRFRSKPSSTASTTVITAVSDITDTISKKTTVSGSLSIQLPALDKAALVAMITAAQTLLANAVEGTNAGQYPAGSKNVLSAAIAAAVIVKNNASTSQAEVETAATTLQAAIDTFTTSVHGREREDVNGIDGIDIVDLGLVAKNYGKTSSASDWQGIKNCDINNDGVINIVDLAAVALKF from the coding sequence TTGAAATCCTTCAAGTGGAAAAAACTTCTAAGCAAAGTATTAGTAGGCAGCTTGACGCTCGCTATATTAAACGGTCCAGTGTTGATTCAACCGCAGACGGCACATGCTGCAACCAATTCGGTTGTGGCCGAAGCAGACGCCTATGTAGATGGCGGCAGTGGAGGAACGACAAACCAAGGTACAAATTATAACTCGGCAACGATCCTTCCTTTGAAAGAAGATAGCAATACGGCAACAACGACGCCTTTTACACGAAGAATATTCATGAGATTCGATTTGGCCACTTTGCCAAATGCCAATGCGATTACCAATGCAAAAGTCAAAATATATGCAAAAGCGTTAGCGGGCTCTACAGTGACAGTGAATGTTTATGAGGCGAATAACACGTGGGATGAGACAACGGTAACATGGAACACGAAACCAAGTTATAATCCTGCCAAATTAGGGACGATCACGCTTGGCGAGACGGCAGGCTTCTACGAAATTGATCTCACAACGTTTATTAAAACACAAAAGTCCGTTGGAAAAGCAACGATCATGTTGTCGAGTACTTCTACGACTTCAAGAGATATTTATAGCAAAGACTATACGACGAATAATGCACTAAGACCTTATCTCGAATACACAACTGACGATGTACCGCCAGCCTATCAAGCGTCAACCGTCAGTCCCGATTACAAAGGAATCTCAGTTAACTTTAATGAGTCTCTCGTGCTTAATGCAGCAGGTACCATTAAGGATAATGTGTATCTGGCGACAAATGGCGTTGACTTCTCACCCCTAGGTGTGAACGATTCGGCAACCCTTAGCGGCAGCGGGATTCAAATTCAATTAGAGCAAGCACTAAGCGGATCCACGAATAAGATTAAAGTTGCAGGGGCGTCATTAAAAGATGCTGCTGGCAATGTCCTTTCGACTCCGGTCATAACGGAAGCGCTTATTGGACAGCAAGATGTGAGCGCACCTGCGTTTACCACGGCTGTGGTCGGTAGTGATGGCAAAAGCATTACACTCACTTACGATAAGCCCATCAGCATGACGGGCACAGCACTTCAACTGAAAGATAGTATCACGCTATCACTCAATGGCGGAACTACCTATGGGGCACTGCAATCTGGAGATAGTGTTTCCATTAATGGTAATCAACTATTTATTACATTGAATCAAGCCCTAACCGGATTACAAAATAAAGTGAAAGTAGCGTCTGGCGCGCTGAAATCAACAAGCAGTGGAACCGTAACGGCGGTCGACACGGTAACTGCGATTTTGGGCGGTCTGGAGAATGCCAGAACGATTATCGTCTCTGAAGATGCGAGAGTAGACAGTGCTGCCCTCAATGTTGGAACTAACTACGGTACAGAATCAACGATGGTGCTAAAAGAAGGCGGATCTACCTTTAATCGACGCATCTTCTTGAAATATGCGGTTGGAACTGCTGGCATTTTCAACTCGGCGAAAGTACGCTTGAACTTTGCCGACGCGGGAGCCACAGCGGAGACGTTAACGCTTTATGCGGTTGGCGATAACTGGACGGAAGCAGGACTCACGTATACGAACCAACCTGCCTATGGGACCGCGATTAGCACAACGAGTGTAGGCGGAGCCAACGGTTGGTATGAATGGGATGTTACTTCCTATGTGCAGCAACAGAAACTGGCAGATGGCACGGCATCCTTCGTACTCTTGGGGAATAGTTCACCTAACCGCACGGTGAATGCCAAAGAAAGCGGCGCGAATGCCCCGCAATTGGTTCTGAACTATGATACCATTCCACCTGCTTATTCGGATAGTACAGTAAGCAATGAGAATAAGACGATCGAACTCAATTTTAACGAACGATTGAACAATGCGACAGCGGGCGCGAGTACTTTGAAAGCTGCGATTACATTAGCTAGAGATGGGAATACGTTCTCTGCTCTAGACAGCAGTGATCAAGTCACTCTGAATGGTACGAAGCTAACCATTACACTTGCTAATCGGTTGAGCCTATCTGGCGCGAAGGTCAAGATTAATGCCAACACGTTGCAAGATGACGGGCAAAATATCCTAACAACCACTGTCACGACGAATGCCCTGTCCTATGATGACGTGGCACCGGTGCTCAATTCGGTGCTGCAAACCGATGCGACCAGCAAGCAATTTACAGTGTCAGCGAATGAAGGCTTGCTCTCGAATATGGCGAATTCTACTGATTTGAAAGCAGCGGTTACGTTCTCCACAGATGGCACGAACTTCTTGGCATTGGCAGGCGGGGACACCGTAGTAGTTACGGGCGGCACGCTCAAAGTCACGCGAGCTGCGCAACTAACAGGCAGTCTGAATCAACTTCGCGTAGCGGCAAACACCTTGAAAGATGCAGCGGGTAATGTGGTTTCCACTCCATACACGTCTGATCCCGTGATTGCGGATACAAGCGCGCCAGAAATTCAGGCAGCGTTCCCATCCAATTTTAACAAGAAAATTGTTGTTGTTTTCAGTGAAAATGTGGTCAATAACGGTGCGGATGAAGCTGCGCTGAAGCAAGCCATTATGCTTTCTTCCAATGGAGGCACAAGCTATAGTGCACTTGGCAATTCAGATCGTGTGATTCTAAGCGGAAGCACGCTTACTTTAATTCTTACCCAACCTATAGCGGGTAGCAACAATAAGCTTCGCATCAACGCGAATGCCATTAAGGATGTTATCGGAAATGTAGCAACAACAGAACTTGCTACAGCTGCAATTGCTGCGGCAAGTAATGTTTATCCGTATTTGCCCCCTAGGCAAATTGATTTGCAGAAGGCCATGGCGGATACGGAAAATATTACGTTTGGCAATAAAGATGCAGCGGAAGGTTCTGGTGTGGAACTAAAAAATACGAAAGGGCTCAGTAATATTGCCGAAGAAATTGTAACCGGTGATCGGGATCCTGTCTATATCAATCGGTATGTGTCGACCGTGAAGAAGATGCTTTCAACGCCAGCGAACATGCCTAACCTTCAAGGAGGGCTGGATAGCAGAGGGCAATCTCCGATGCTCTACAGTATCGCACTCTTGTGGAATGATCAAGAAGTGATGAGTATGTTCACAGATGCAGAGAAATCCAAGCTCCTGACGTTGTTCAAAGCGGGATTAATTAGTACAGCCTACACGATTAACGATTACAATGAGTCCGGAAATCTTCGCCCAGGGGATCGCCTTGCCATGAACGGGGACCCGAATACCTGGAATGGTACTGGAGTTAACTACTGGGAGCCAAATCTCACGATTTTCTTTACATCTTCCTTTATTTTGGGTTTGGAAAATGTGAAGGATATCCTGCAAAATTATGATCATATCGCCTTTATCAATGAGTTGAATGCGCAGGGATTAACCAAAATTAAGGAATCGTTCGAGAAAACTACGAATTTCTCCACGGCCTCTACAGAAGCAGCCAAATTGGCTGAAAAGGCAGTTAAAGTACAAAGCACCATTCAGCCTGCTAACTGGTCTTTTAAAGGGGTGACTTTAGATCAATTCCTCCAAAATCCGTTGAAGCTGCACGATGTTTCTCAACGCAATTCGTGGACGCATTTAGCACAAGAAGGCGACTATATGGGGCAGCTCGGCATGGGTCATGAGTTTGACGCGACCGATTCGAAGGGTTCCAGACAAAGCGCAAGCTACACGGTTCTAGGGATTGACCCTAGCTTGCAGAATACGCGTATTATGTCGTACTTCGGATTCATGAGTGTACCAGGCAATGAGTCCATGGCGGCCAATATTGTGAAACTGCAACGTGTTGGCGTATCGGATTATTATGCCAAAGTCATTAATGGCTATTTCACCCAATCTTCATACGAGATCGCAATGAGCTACTTACCGGAAAGCTTCTATATCAACAGTATGATATCAATGGGGTATCTGAAACCAGCATTGTTTAACGATACCTTTAACTATGACGGTGCCACAAGCAGTTTGACGGATAACTGGATTGTTAAAAGCGGCAGTTGGCAGGCGGTTAACGATAGTATCGTTCCGTATAATACGAAGGATCCTGTTTCACACATGACAGGCGCCAAGCCTGTTGATGAGAATGAAAAGCTATTAACTCAAACCAATGCTTCTGGCAACGGAGTTGTGTATGCCAAGAACAGTTTTGATAATGTCAGCTACTTCGCTTGGATCAAGGATATGGCAGCTGGCGAGACGGGATTGCTTGGTCGCGTACAAGATGAGAACAATTTCTATCTCTTCTCCTACAAGAACGGAAAGCTAGCAATTAAGAAGAAATCAGCAGGCACATTGACAACACTTGTGGAGAAAGATGTCAGTTTATCAGCAGGAACGGCACATCGTCTTCGCGCTGTACTTGAAGGTAATCATTTAACACTTCATGTTGATGGTGTAGAACAGTTAACGACGACAGATTCGACATTTACCGCTGGTGCTGTTGGGCTTTATTCAGATCTAACCAGTGCGAAGTTCGATGGTGTACTCGTGCAAAATGCAAGCGTCCATGCGCCGGATTTCCAATCCATTGGCGTAGGAAATGGGAAGCTGTCCCTGAAGTACTCAGGAGTAGCTGGCGTGAGTGCTTATAAAGTGAAGTATGGCACTGCACCGGGTCAGTATACGAACTCTTATATCACAACTAGCACGACGCCAGTTATTACGGGTTTAACGAATGATACGACCTATTACATGGTTGTTTCATCCATTGATCCGTCAGGTGAAAGTTTGAATTCCAGGGAGTTATCCTTGGCGCCGAAGGTGCCAGATGCTGTTGTTCCAACGATTACAGACATCATTTCTGACGGCAATCAGCTCCGTATTAACTTTACAACGGATCCGAAGAATACGTCATATACGCTGAAATATGGCATCAGCTCAGGCAATTACACCAAATCGATCGACAATATCACGGCTTCAGGCTATGTCGTAACCGTACCCGTTGCGCAAGCACCTTATTATTTCGCGATTGAAGGTCGAAATGCCAATGGCGCAAGCGCCCTTTCTGCGGAAAAGGTAGCGATTGCGAACAGCACGACGATGTTCAGCGACAATTTCAACGACGGTGAGTATGTCAGCGATTGGGTATTATCAATAGGCTCACCTGTGATGGAAAATGGTAAAATCAAAACGGGTATCGGTAATCCGGAGCGACTGTGGCTGACGCAAGGCTCTAATTGGAGTAATTATGCAATTTCAACTAAATTCACACTTCCGACAGATGATATCACGAAAGAAGTAGGTTTGCTTGGCAGAGTGAATACTGCTTCAACTTACTATGTGGCTGAGTATAAATATGATAAAACCGCAAACACAGAAAAAGCAATGCTTAGAAGAAAAGTGAATGGTGCGTTCCAAGCGGATATTGCTTATGACTTTACACTGAATAAGGCATTGCTTGAACACACGATGAAGGCAACCTTTGAAGGTAACCGCATCAAGCTTTATATTGATGATGTGTTGGCTTATGACCTTGTCGATACAACGCTAACGCAAGGAACTGTCGGTATTTTCTCGGTACTTACGCCTGTATATTTCGATGATTTCAAGGTTGAGTTATTGAGTGGGTTAAGTCAGCCTGTGATTACTTCCGTTGTACCAGGCGACGGTCAAGCAACAGTCAAGTTCAGTGCTGTTGCTGGTGCTACAGGCTACAACATTAAGTATGGTGATGCTTCGCATACATACACGAATGTGATGAGCGTTGCGGCGCCGCTTGCTGATGGCTCTATCATTACGGGTCTTGATACAGCGAAAACCTACTATGTCACGGTTAGTGCATTTAAGAATGGCATAGAAAGTGAAAACGCTACTGAAGTAACAACACTTACCGCTAGTCCAGTTGCCAACGTGCTAGAAGGCGCTGCGACCATACGTGCTGGTGAAGAAGTAGCGTATACATATCACTTGAATGGTGTCGCTCAAAGTATGTATCCGAATATTTATGCACAAGACATTCAGATCTCCTACGATGCAACTAAGTTGGATTTTGTCAGTGCAACCGCTGTAAAGCCGAATTACACGATGGTTGGCGGCCCGGAAACTTCGCCAGGACAAATTCGTATTAAGATGGCGAGTCTAGGAGAGCAAGGAGTCGTCACAGGGAATGAGAATTTGCTGAGCCTTCGATTTAGAAGCAAACCTTCATCTACGGCGAGTACAACGGTGATCACGGCAGTTTCTGATATTACAGACACCATTAGTAAGAAGACGACAGTCAGCGGTTCGCTGAGCATACAATTGCCAGCGCTTGATAAAGCAGCTTTAGTAGCGATGATCACGGCTGCACAAACATTGCTTGCTAACGCTGTTGAAGGAACGAATGCGGGTCAGTACCCTGCTGGTTCCAAAAATGTACTAAGTGCAGCGATTGCAGCAGCCGTCATTGTCAAAAACAATGCTTCTACTTCGCAAGCTGAGGTTGAGACAGCAGCAACTACACTTCAAGCAGCAATAGACACCTTTACAACTTCGGTTCATGGTCGCGAGCGTGAAGACGTGAATGGTATTGATGGAATTGACATTGTTGACCTCGGCCTTGTGGCTAAGAACTATGGCAAAACATCATCAGCTTCCGATTGGCAAGGAATTAAAAATTGTGATATTAACAACGATGGCGTGATTAATATTGTTGATCTTGCCGCAGTTGCACTAAAGTTTTAG
- a CDS encoding S-layer homology domain-containing protein, with protein sequence MKYFTCLVTIIMMLVFGSAVTVLANTEENAGFTLTASNATVAPEGTFTVTATGNVTAMYAFESKFTYDTSKLAFVSATTTLTNGISVPPAADSSELVFAFTKVGKDAAVENGSKALTVLTFSVKKGASGNASITWDRFMNVDKNLATTPLALGKTATITIGSSTPTPTDPTPPTPPAPPAPPAPPAPPAPSSGNIIQVTPVVTGDIAKSVITSASISTAMSQVTSDASGTKTAVVEVKPMAGASIYSQELPAQLFQAGTGHQKLEIQTSLGTVTISDNMITTQSLGNAAKVSIVVGQGDKSQLKDSIQKQIGDKPLIELSVMLDGKQVEWKNNMAPVTVAIKYTPTPDELKHPEHIAIWYIDGEGKVNKVPSGKYNAATGEVTFSTTHFSKYGVGYEVKSFADLAAYSWAQTQVEVMASKGIIEGTSEGHFSPASSITRADFILLLVKTLGLSADGIGRFKDVPSDAYYAEAVHIAKSLGIAQGNDDNVFNPSQPITRQDLMSLLARAMIVKGLLQDSSGTTALNAFIDSKDVASYARKPIETLIQSGIVQGDGNQLRPVGETTRAEAAVLLYRVYMK encoded by the coding sequence ATGAAGTATTTTACATGTCTCGTTACCATCATTATGATGTTAGTATTCGGTTCGGCCGTGACGGTACTTGCCAACACTGAAGAAAATGCTGGGTTTACATTAACGGCAAGCAACGCTACTGTTGCGCCAGAAGGAACCTTTACTGTAACAGCAACTGGAAATGTAACGGCCATGTATGCTTTCGAGTCCAAATTCACCTATGATACGAGTAAGCTTGCCTTTGTTTCCGCGACAACAACGCTGACGAATGGTATCAGTGTCCCGCCCGCGGCGGACAGCAGCGAATTAGTGTTTGCTTTTACGAAAGTGGGAAAAGATGCAGCTGTAGAAAATGGCAGTAAGGCATTAACTGTACTAACATTTTCGGTGAAAAAAGGCGCGAGCGGCAATGCATCCATTACATGGGATCGTTTCATGAATGTGGACAAAAATTTGGCTACAACACCGCTCGCCCTTGGTAAAACGGCAACAATTACAATTGGCAGCAGTACGCCTACGCCGACAGATCCAACTCCACCAACTCCACCAGCTCCACCAGCTCCACCAGCTCCACCAGCTCCACCAGCTCCTTCATCAGGAAACATCATTCAGGTTACGCCTGTTGTAACGGGAGATATTGCAAAGTCAGTCATAACATCGGCATCGATCTCCACCGCAATGAGCCAAGTAACTTCTGATGCTTCTGGCACGAAGACAGCAGTGGTTGAAGTGAAACCAATGGCGGGAGCTAGCATCTATTCGCAAGAGTTGCCTGCTCAATTGTTCCAAGCGGGAACAGGTCACCAGAAGCTCGAAATTCAAACTTCTTTGGGTACAGTCACGATTTCTGACAATATGATAACAACCCAATCATTGGGTAATGCGGCCAAAGTTAGTATTGTCGTCGGTCAAGGGGATAAATCCCAACTAAAGGATTCCATTCAGAAACAAATTGGTGACAAACCGCTCATCGAGCTATCGGTCATGCTAGACGGCAAACAAGTTGAGTGGAAGAATAACATGGCGCCCGTTACTGTAGCGATCAAATACACACCAACACCAGATGAGCTCAAGCATCCTGAGCATATCGCCATTTGGTACATTGATGGAGAAGGCAAGGTAAATAAGGTTCCATCTGGCAAATACAATGCGGCAACAGGTGAAGTCACATTTAGCACAACACATTTTAGCAAATATGGGGTCGGCTATGAAGTCAAGTCCTTCGCCGATTTGGCGGCTTACAGCTGGGCTCAAACGCAAGTCGAAGTGATGGCTTCCAAAGGCATTATTGAAGGGACCTCGGAGGGGCATTTCAGTCCAGCCAGCTCGATAACAAGAGCGGATTTCATCCTTCTTCTTGTGAAAACGTTGGGATTATCTGCTGACGGTATAGGCCGTTTCAAAGATGTGCCCTCCGATGCGTATTACGCCGAAGCTGTCCATATTGCCAAGTCACTGGGCATCGCACAAGGAAATGACGACAATGTATTTAATCCTTCACAACCCATTACACGTCAGGACCTGATGAGTTTGTTAGCGAGAGCCATGATAGTGAAAGGACTGCTCCAAGATTCATCCGGAACAACGGCGCTCAATGCGTTCATCGATAGTAAAGACGTTGCTTCATATGCGAGGAAACCAATCGAAACGCTTATCCAATCAGGCATTGTACAGGGAGATGGCAATCAGCTCCGTCCTGTTGGCGAGACAACTAGAGCTGAAGCTGCCGTGTTGCTGTACCGAGTCTATATGAAGTAA
- a CDS encoding carbohydrate-binding protein: protein MRKQGKRVVKLLGCLGMLSLVISVSTAFAATPGSVIFQSGFESGSTLSQLDAQDDDITGTDTSYATKNNWVTDLEGNSQIGTFKIQYEGGAATDRYASIITDPAYSGNKVLHYWLKNATIQDTGFLKGRIQTSIYDETGNPQQSLNEMYYKVRLKLHPDMQKLESFSNAIPWLTLAEFWNDPTWTGSSYPFRITFGLNKDANAGSNKPLYFSVNSENMENNTRVEIWRADAKSFTVSYNQWITLEFYYKKGDASTGRFYVAATPSGGSRQILFDVKNWTYNTHNASPVGLANFNPMKLYTGEEYINHIRNNGGIMQLYWDNFELWNGWPQAVYQAESMTLGTTSGETLTNSSDVNCSGGVCQIFDSNGVGDYINYFANVSHDGKYDIKVGVKKMSTRGKFQMSIDGVNIGTAQDLYAASAQYTELTIANDVQLAAGDRRFKFYVTGTSGTGYQLGIDYIKIIPKD from the coding sequence ATGAGAAAACAAGGAAAAAGAGTTGTAAAGCTTTTGGGGTGCCTAGGTATGCTGAGCTTGGTCATTAGCGTATCAACAGCTTTTGCAGCAACACCAGGTTCGGTCATTTTTCAATCTGGTTTTGAAAGCGGTTCAACACTTTCTCAGCTTGATGCACAAGATGATGATATAACGGGTACCGATACTTCGTACGCGACCAAGAACAATTGGGTGACTGATTTGGAAGGCAACTCGCAGATCGGTACATTTAAAATTCAATATGAAGGGGGAGCGGCGACAGATCGATATGCGAGTATTATCACAGATCCCGCTTATTCAGGGAATAAAGTGCTTCATTATTGGTTGAAGAATGCGACCATCCAAGACACTGGTTTCTTGAAAGGAAGAATTCAAACCAGTATCTATGATGAAACAGGAAATCCGCAGCAATCGTTAAATGAAATGTATTATAAAGTGCGTCTGAAGCTGCATCCCGACATGCAGAAGCTGGAGAGCTTCAGCAATGCCATTCCTTGGCTAACGTTAGCAGAATTCTGGAATGACCCCACGTGGACGGGCAGCAGCTACCCATTCCGCATTACGTTCGGTTTGAATAAGGATGCAAATGCTGGGTCCAATAAACCTTTGTATTTCAGTGTGAATTCGGAAAACATGGAAAATAATACACGCGTTGAAATCTGGCGCGCAGATGCCAAATCGTTCACGGTTTCCTATAATCAATGGATCACGCTGGAGTTTTACTATAAGAAAGGAGATGCATCAACGGGTAGATTTTATGTAGCCGCGACCCCGAGTGGAGGAAGCCGTCAAATTTTATTTGATGTGAAAAATTGGACTTACAATACGCATAATGCATCACCAGTCGGTCTCGCTAATTTCAATCCCATGAAGCTCTACACCGGCGAGGAGTATATCAACCACATTCGAAATAACGGCGGCATCATGCAGCTGTATTGGGATAATTTCGAGCTGTGGAACGGTTGGCCGCAAGCAGTCTATCAGGCAGAATCGATGACACTCGGGACAACATCAGGAGAAACGCTGACCAATTCCAGTGATGTCAATTGCAGCGGAGGGGTTTGTCAAATTTTCGACAGCAATGGTGTCGGGGACTATATTAACTATTTCGCCAACGTGTCTCATGATGGAAAGTATGATATTAAAGTTGGCGTCAAAAAAATGAGTACCCGAGGCAAGTTTCAAATGTCGATTGACGGCGTAAATATAGGAACTGCGCAAGATTTGTACGCGGCTTCTGCCCAGTACACCGAATTGACAATTGCCAATGATGTTCAGTTAGCTGCTGGCGATCGCAGATTTAAATTTTATGTAACAGGTACGAGTGGAACAGGTTATCAGCTAGGCATTGATTATATCAAGATCATACCTAAGGATTAA